One region of Oryza glaberrima chromosome 7, OglaRS2, whole genome shotgun sequence genomic DNA includes:
- the LOC127779107 gene encoding uncharacterized protein LOC127779107, whose translation MVAIVPINGDGDGEGGSGTFVADKPPDPAPAPMDIDDDGDGRDRGGQGDSPATQDLLSKLNGSGGEGDSPATQDLLSKLNGSGGEGDSAAAARVPGGEGDSAPLSLALGLHLHVHGDGGGGDGVDRISNLPNDILAFILGQLGDTRNAAVTSVLSRRWINLWTQVDILILRYDKPPDSRFVQEALAAHAHATEGSETTAIRLLEVISLNRATPEATAAWLRVAAPRLTGELYFRNRSSAPFEALDLEVFSILYEAVVEQEMIWSSSWFQLPCLTEVTKITLSLGFLGLSLPQSGSFGKLRELHLEHVRFNGDYTLDDAMLPLLEYLGIRRSNGLASLTLRLESLAWMGLYDVVGIRRLDAVVPGLKALCSVGCFCYHEVDSVSIVAEELEEIEWEDFYSPQSFNFNDLPRLMMIHTHCVFCSESNEAFIEGYYQLLLNRYPRISYLDLRFVIELIRDEKSVTDSMRNNIQLPYIRILNLALETEGHVYGASVLHILTKRTTIAELTLVNQEKFKSDNACKLECICDGPPNWRETDISMRYLRKVEILNFRGEEHELDLLRVLVRVAPALKMIRIICHRSFAAWETLSAHIRGFAREATSVEVSLSE comes from the exons ATGGTGGCGATCGTCCCCatcaatggcgacggcgacggggagggcGGTAGCGGCACGTTCGTCGCCGACAAGCCCCCGGACCCTGCCCCCGCTCCCATGgacatcgacgacgacggcgacgggcgcgaCCGCGGCGGACAAGGCGATAGCCCCGCGACGCAGGATCTCCTCAGCAAGTTgaacggcagcggcggagaaggcgacAGCCCCGCGACGCAGGATCTCCTCAGCAAGTTgaacggcagcggcggagaaggcgatAGCGCTGCGGCTGCGCGCGTccccggcggcgaaggcgataGCGCCCCGCTCTCCCTGGCGCTGGGTCTCCACCTCCACGTccacggcgacggaggcggcggagacggagtGGACCGCATCAGCAATCTCCCCAACGACATCCTCGCCTTCATCCTGGGCCAACTCGGGGACACCCGCAACGCCGCCGTGACCAGCGTCCTCTCCAGGCGCTGGATCAACCTCTGGACCCAGGTCGACATCCTCATCTTGCGCTACGACAAGCCCCCCGACTCCAGATTCGTGCAGGAAGCTCtcgccgcccacgcccacgcgaCGGAGGGTTCCGAGACCACGGCCATCCGCCTGCTCGAGGTCATCTCCCTCAACAGAGCCACGCCGGAGGCCACGGCCGCCTGgctccgcgtcgccgcgccCCGCCTCACCGGCGAGCTCTACTTCCGCAACAGGTCCTCGGCTCCGTTCGAAGCTCTCGACCTTGAGGTGTTCTCGATACTGTATGAGGCTGTCGTGGAGCAGGAGATGATCTGGTCGAGTAGCTGGTTCCAGCTGCCCTGCCTCACGGAGGTCACCAAGATCACGCTGAGCCTGGGGTTCCTCGGCCTCTCGCTGCCACAGTCGGGCTCCTTCGGCAAGCTCAGGGAGCTGCACCTGGAGCACGTCCGGTTCAATGGCGACTACACCCTCGACGATGCCATGCTCCCCCTCTTGGAATATTTAGGCATTCGCAGGTCCAATGGCTTGGCCTCCCTGACGCTCAGGCTGGAATCTCTGGCCTGGATGGGACTGTACGATGTGGTGGGGATTCGTCGGCTCGACGCCGTGGTGCCTGGACTCAAGGCCTTGTGTTCGGTCGGATGCTTCTGCTATCATGAGGTGGACagcgtcagcattgtcgcggaggagctggaggagatcGAGTGGGAGGATTTTTACTCTCCACAATCGTTCAACTTCAACGACTTGCCGCGGCTGATGATGATCCACACCCACTGTGTTTTTTGTTCTGAATCGAACGAGGCTTTCATCGAAGGATACTATCAGCTTCTTCTCAATCGCTATCCAAGAATTAGCTATCTTGACCTGCGTTTTGTGATTGAACTA ATTCGAGATGAAAAAAGCGTTACGGATTCGATGAGAAACAATATCCAACTCCCTTACATTAGGATCTTGAACCTAGCTTTGGAAACAGAAGGCCATGTTTATGGAGCTAGTGTGTTGCATATTCTCACAAAGCGTACTACTATAGCAGAGTTGACCCTGGTGAACCAAGAAAAATTCAAG TCTGATAATGCATGTAAGCTGGAGTGCATCTGTGATGGGCCACCAAACTGGAGAGAAACGGACATTTCGATGAGGTATCTGAGGAAAGTAGAGATCCTCAACTTCAGAGGGGAGGAACATGAGCTTGACCTCCTGAGGGTCTTAGTCAGGGTAGCACCAGCACTGAAGATGATCAGAATAATTTGCCACCGTTCGTTCGCTGCTTGGGAGACACTATCTGCACATATACGAGGTTTTGCAAGAGAAGCGACTTCTGTGGAAGTGAGTCTGTCAGAGTAA